In a genomic window of Amycolatopsis japonica:
- a CDS encoding phosphotransferase family protein, which yields MTSPTASTPSTPPEPTGPGGRFTPGILRDALGRTCDLLGVDPEGARLLRFTNNAVYELASAPFVVRIVGSTRLRHRVGTVVRVARHFERHAVPAIRLVPGLDQPLPVGEHLVTVWWKVPETGRKAKSADLAALLRQVHALPPPEGLAEWAPFAAVRARVSDAEELDEGDRRFLLERCAEVEAALADLDFPLPRGLVHGDAHTGNVIPGPDGPVLCDFDSSCVGPPEWDLTPLAVGHERFGDPPARYRVFAQRYGFDVTTWSGFSVLRAIRELKLTTSVLPILRSHPSVRDELRKRLNDLRNGRTGARWNRYR from the coding sequence GTGACCTCGCCGACCGCCTCAACTCCTTCTACGCCGCCTGAGCCGACCGGTCCGGGCGGCCGGTTCACGCCCGGCATCCTGCGCGACGCCCTCGGGCGGACGTGCGATCTGCTGGGCGTGGACCCCGAAGGCGCCCGCCTGCTGAGGTTCACCAACAACGCCGTCTACGAGCTGGCGAGCGCGCCGTTCGTCGTCAGGATCGTCGGCTCCACCCGCCTGCGGCATCGCGTCGGCACCGTCGTGCGGGTCGCGCGGCACTTCGAACGGCACGCGGTGCCTGCCATCCGCCTCGTTCCCGGCCTCGACCAGCCGCTGCCGGTCGGCGAACATCTCGTGACGGTCTGGTGGAAGGTGCCCGAGACCGGACGGAAGGCGAAGTCGGCCGATCTCGCCGCGCTGCTGCGCCAGGTCCACGCGCTCCCGCCGCCCGAGGGGCTCGCCGAATGGGCGCCGTTCGCCGCGGTCCGCGCCCGGGTTTCGGACGCGGAGGAGCTGGACGAGGGCGACCGGCGGTTCCTGCTCGAACGCTGCGCCGAGGTCGAAGCCGCGCTCGCGGACCTGGACTTCCCCCTGCCCAGGGGCCTGGTCCACGGGGACGCGCACACCGGGAACGTGATCCCCGGGCCGGACGGGCCGGTGCTGTGCGATTTCGATTCGTCCTGTGTCGGGCCGCCGGAATGGGATCTGACGCCGCTCGCCGTCGGCCATGAACGGTTCGGTGATCCACCGGCCCGCTATCGCGTGTTCGCGCAGCGGTACGGATTCGACGTGACGACGTGGTCCGGCTTCTCCGTACTGCGCGCGATCCGTGAACTGAAGCTCACGACGAGTGTTCTCCCCATTCTTCGCAGTCATCCCAGCGTGCGGGATGAGCTGCGAAAACGATTGAACGATCTTCGGAACGGACGCACCGGCGCACGCTGGAACCGCTATCGCTGA
- a CDS encoding MFS transporter, with the protein MSEVRDLPEALAEPVARVRVGWMSLLFFANIALWLGVYAPIQVLLPKQAELLDAANKEAVFSLVTGIGAVVALIANPAVGLLSDRTCSARGRRHPWTAAGAAVAAAGLLVLAFAPNVAVMVLGWCLVQAGLNGMLAMLVSAIADRVPVPQRAQVGGLVGIAQMLGTVLGAVVVVVMLDLAGLPLGYAVCAAVVLAGAAAFVLRTPDARLPVAFRPSARTRDVLANLWISPRRHPDFAWAWGCHFMINLGNAFGTLYLLFFLKDAVHYEDPDTGLLIMMGLYGAALVVGALIAGHFSDKTGRRKPYVLAASAVMAVAALLLVVWQNWTAALAASPLLGVGFGAYMAVALAMLTQVLPTAQDRAKDLGVINIANSLPQVVAPMLTAPILAYLGGYPSLFAASALSTVIAAVLVTRVKGVS; encoded by the coding sequence ATGAGTGAGGTCCGGGATCTGCCCGAGGCGCTCGCCGAGCCGGTCGCCAGGGTCCGCGTGGGGTGGATGAGCCTGCTGTTCTTCGCGAACATCGCGCTCTGGCTGGGCGTTTACGCGCCCATCCAGGTTCTCCTGCCCAAACAGGCAGAACTGCTGGACGCCGCCAACAAGGAAGCCGTGTTCAGCCTGGTCACCGGCATCGGCGCGGTCGTCGCGCTGATCGCCAACCCGGCCGTCGGCCTGCTGTCCGACCGGACCTGTTCCGCTCGCGGCCGTCGTCATCCGTGGACGGCGGCCGGTGCCGCGGTCGCCGCCGCCGGACTGCTCGTCCTCGCGTTCGCGCCGAACGTCGCGGTCATGGTGCTCGGCTGGTGCCTGGTCCAAGCCGGACTGAACGGGATGCTCGCGATGCTGGTGTCGGCCATCGCCGATCGTGTTCCCGTACCCCAGCGCGCTCAGGTCGGCGGCCTGGTCGGCATCGCCCAGATGCTCGGGACCGTGCTCGGCGCGGTGGTGGTCGTGGTGATGCTCGACCTCGCCGGGCTCCCGCTGGGCTACGCGGTCTGCGCGGCCGTCGTGCTGGCGGGCGCGGCGGCGTTCGTCCTGCGCACGCCGGACGCGCGGCTGCCGGTCGCGTTCCGGCCGTCCGCCAGGACCCGGGACGTGCTCGCGAATCTGTGGATCTCCCCGCGCAGGCATCCGGACTTCGCCTGGGCGTGGGGCTGTCACTTCATGATCAACCTCGGCAACGCCTTCGGGACGCTGTACCTGTTGTTCTTCCTCAAGGACGCGGTGCACTACGAAGATCCGGACACCGGACTGCTGATCATGATGGGCCTCTACGGCGCGGCGCTCGTCGTCGGCGCGCTCATCGCCGGGCACTTCTCGGACAAGACGGGACGCCGGAAGCCGTACGTCCTCGCGGCTTCGGCGGTGATGGCCGTCGCCGCCCTGCTGCTGGTGGTCTGGCAGAACTGGACGGCCGCGCTCGCGGCGTCACCGTTGCTGGGAGTCGGTTTCGGCGCGTACATGGCCGTCGCGCTGGCGATGCTCACGCAGGTGCTGCCCACCGCGCAGGATCGGGCGAAGGATCTCGGCGTCATCAACATCGCGAACTCGCTGCCGCAGGTGGTGGCGCCGATGCTGACCGCGCCGATTTTGGCCTACCTGGGCGGATATCCGAGCCTCTTCGCGGCTTCGGCGCTGTCCACCGTCATCGCCGCGGTGCTGGTCACGCGGGTGAAGGGCGTCAGCTAG
- a CDS encoding TetR/AcrR family transcriptional regulator translates to MSDIQAAKPQAETTPLRRQPVQQRSAKRVEQMLDASAQLIDELGYDALTTTLIAKRAGVAVGSLYQFFPDKRAVVQALTQRNLERFVASVSETLNELAPEHWWDVVDSILDIYLAMHREVPGFSKVHFGDVVDRQLLDETRDNNAVIVDALTDVLSARIQSPPDDIRFALTIANETADALLKLAFRRDPRGDERIVAEAKSVVKGYLASKFGEA, encoded by the coding sequence GTGTCCGACATCCAGGCCGCGAAACCGCAAGCGGAGACGACTCCGCTCCGGCGGCAGCCCGTTCAGCAGCGCAGCGCCAAGCGGGTGGAGCAGATGCTCGACGCCAGCGCCCAGCTGATCGACGAACTCGGCTACGACGCGTTGACGACCACGCTGATCGCGAAGCGCGCCGGGGTGGCCGTCGGTTCGCTGTACCAGTTCTTCCCCGACAAGCGGGCCGTGGTGCAGGCGCTGACGCAGCGGAACCTCGAGCGGTTCGTCGCCTCGGTGTCGGAAACCCTGAACGAGCTCGCACCCGAGCACTGGTGGGACGTCGTGGACTCGATCCTCGACATCTACTTGGCGATGCACCGCGAGGTCCCCGGCTTCTCGAAGGTGCACTTCGGTGACGTCGTGGACCGGCAGCTCCTCGACGAGACGCGCGACAACAACGCGGTCATCGTCGACGCGCTCACCGACGTGCTCTCCGCGCGGATCCAGTCGCCGCCGGACGACATCCGGTTCGCGCTGACGATCGCGAACGAGACCGCCGACGCGCTGCTGAAGCTGGCTTTCCGCCGGGACCCGCGAGGGGACGAACGGATCGTGGCGGAGGCCAAGTCGGTGGTGAAGGGCTACTTGGCGAGCAAGTTCGGGGAAGCCTGA
- a CDS encoding helix-turn-helix transcriptional regulator, with protein sequence MRAALATREISSVYRLLRKHGVSQRQIAAMTGQSQSEVSEILKGRQVMAYDVLTRIADGLGVPRGYMGLAYDEATAIKVVGAADGQQAEEDESVKRRRFLAHAAQVTMGAAVFGPESGTWSAGPAKTPAPGRIGMTDVRQVEAATRALRSLDYQYGGGFCRDAVVAQLSWGQQMLESSGTEPVKNRLYVALADLHSLAGWTSFDTGLMDSARGHFANALDLAKQGDNHPLVANVLYRMGRVYLHQDAPNDALKLFQLGQIAAQESGSELAVAVLCANEAWAYAMMGNEEQAVKLLGRSKDEFARANLAEAESWVKFFTETDVYAMIGTVHTVLAAKNAEHTKYAIPALTKAVESYTDDMARSKTFMLSALATNHLLEGDLDHGAKVGSKAVDCAEGIKSERVKDRMRPLQVEAERRRNNADARDLADRLNSFYAA encoded by the coding sequence ATGCGAGCCGCACTGGCCACACGGGAGATCTCGTCCGTGTACCGGCTGTTGCGCAAGCACGGTGTTTCGCAGCGTCAGATCGCCGCGATGACCGGCCAGTCGCAGTCCGAGGTGTCCGAGATCCTCAAAGGTCGCCAGGTGATGGCGTACGACGTGCTCACCCGCATCGCTGACGGCCTTGGTGTCCCCAGGGGATACATGGGTCTCGCCTATGACGAGGCGACAGCGATAAAGGTCGTCGGTGCTGCCGACGGCCAGCAGGCGGAGGAGGACGAGTCCGTGAAGCGACGGAGGTTCCTCGCACACGCCGCCCAGGTCACGATGGGTGCGGCGGTGTTCGGCCCGGAATCGGGTACGTGGTCGGCGGGCCCGGCGAAGACGCCCGCCCCCGGGCGGATCGGCATGACCGACGTGCGCCAGGTGGAAGCCGCGACCAGAGCCCTCCGTTCCCTCGACTACCAGTACGGCGGCGGTTTCTGCCGCGACGCCGTGGTCGCCCAGCTGTCCTGGGGACAGCAGATGCTCGAGTCCAGCGGCACCGAGCCGGTCAAGAACCGCCTGTACGTCGCCCTCGCCGACCTGCACAGCCTGGCGGGCTGGACCTCCTTCGACACCGGCCTCATGGATTCCGCGCGCGGACATTTCGCGAACGCGCTGGACCTGGCCAAACAGGGCGACAACCACCCGCTGGTCGCGAACGTCCTCTACCGGATGGGCCGCGTCTACCTGCACCAGGACGCCCCGAACGACGCGCTGAAACTGTTCCAGCTCGGCCAGATCGCCGCCCAGGAATCGGGCTCCGAGCTGGCGGTCGCCGTGCTCTGCGCCAACGAGGCCTGGGCCTACGCGATGATGGGCAACGAGGAGCAGGCCGTGAAGCTGCTCGGCCGGAGCAAGGACGAGTTCGCCCGCGCCAACCTGGCCGAGGCCGAATCCTGGGTCAAGTTCTTCACCGAGACCGACGTCTACGCCATGATCGGCACCGTGCACACCGTGCTCGCGGCGAAGAACGCCGAGCACACCAAGTACGCGATCCCGGCGCTGACCAAGGCCGTCGAGTCCTACACCGACGACATGGCCCGCAGCAAGACGTTCATGCTCAGCGCCCTGGCCACGAACCACCTGCTCGAAGGCGATCTCGACCACGGCGCCAAGGTGGGCTCGAAGGCCGTCGACTGTGCCGAGGGCATCAAGTCGGAGCGGGTGAAGGACCGGATGCGGCCACTGCAGGTCGAGGCGGAGCGCCGCCGGAACAACGCGGACGCCCGTGACCTCGCCGACCGCCTCAACTCCTTCTACGCCGCCTGA
- a CDS encoding YcnI family copper-binding membrane protein has translation MSKHVFKRAGFLAATVGIAGLLSAGVASAHVTANVYGPQPSKGGYGAIFFRVPNEEKDAGTVKVEITVKPEYALSSVRAKPVPGWKAEVVKSKLPAPVTTASGTQITEAVSKVSWTAEPGTKIAAGSTEFQEFQISAGQFPTNVDAIEFPATQTYENGKVVEWNQPTPASGEEPEHPAPTVKLAEKTADGHGGGHGTDAKASEESHAASSSSDNTARWLGGAGLVVGALGLGVGAGATLRARRATAVSGKSDTEGK, from the coding sequence GTGTCCAAGCACGTCTTCAAGCGCGCCGGTTTCCTGGCCGCCACCGTCGGTATCGCCGGCCTGCTGTCCGCCGGGGTCGCCTCGGCCCACGTCACCGCCAACGTCTACGGCCCCCAGCCGTCGAAGGGCGGTTACGGCGCGATCTTCTTCCGCGTTCCCAACGAGGAGAAGGACGCCGGCACGGTCAAGGTCGAGATCACCGTCAAACCCGAGTACGCGCTCAGCTCGGTGCGGGCCAAGCCGGTTCCCGGCTGGAAGGCCGAGGTCGTCAAGTCCAAGCTGCCCGCCCCGGTGACCACCGCGTCCGGCACGCAGATCACCGAAGCCGTCTCCAAGGTCTCCTGGACCGCCGAACCCGGCACCAAGATCGCCGCCGGATCGACCGAGTTCCAGGAGTTCCAGATCAGCGCGGGCCAGTTCCCGACCAACGTCGACGCGATCGAGTTCCCGGCCACCCAGACCTACGAGAACGGCAAGGTCGTCGAGTGGAACCAGCCGACCCCGGCCTCCGGCGAGGAGCCGGAGCACCCGGCGCCGACGGTGAAGCTCGCCGAGAAGACCGCTGACGGGCACGGTGGCGGCCACGGCACCGACGCGAAGGCGTCCGAGGAGTCGCACGCGGCTTCTTCGTCGTCCGACAACACCGCCCGCTGGCTCGGCGGCGCCGGCCTGGTCGTCGGCGCGCTCGGCCTCGGCGTCGGCGCCGGTGCCACCCTGCGCGCCCGCCGCGCCACCGCCGTCTCCGGCAAGAGCGACACCGAAGGAAAGTGA
- a CDS encoding copper resistance D family protein, translated as MTQAETTSRARVAVLFCVVTAGIVGALIGVALTATAPVPGVAQVSEVVSVSIPIVRVLLDISAVATIGLALLSVLVGYDRPKLSEPIMRIARPASVAAALVWATTALVALILQTAEYRPGSSTLSMSDVGSYIADVGAGKALLIVAVLALLHAGLGILALKHGEKVPAEVRVGLGLFALLPLPVTGHASNWNYHDYTMISMELHVMSAVAWTGGLGAMAVLLVGNRTLLAHALPRFSKLATLCLILGAATGLFNGLIEISLNPSLGFWEGVFTTPYGQLVLLKLLCTGVIASLGAYTRWKLMPQIVRHNRTALAAWATLELTVMGLAFGFAVVLTRAPVVPTT; from the coding sequence ATGACCCAGGCCGAGACCACCTCGCGAGCCCGCGTCGCCGTCCTGTTCTGTGTGGTGACGGCGGGGATCGTCGGCGCCCTGATCGGTGTCGCGCTGACGGCGACCGCCCCGGTGCCCGGGGTCGCGCAGGTCAGCGAGGTGGTCTCGGTCTCGATCCCGATCGTGCGGGTCCTGCTGGACATCTCGGCCGTCGCGACGATCGGGCTGGCGCTGCTTTCGGTACTGGTCGGCTACGACCGGCCGAAGCTCTCCGAGCCGATCATGCGGATCGCGCGGCCCGCGAGCGTCGCGGCCGCGCTGGTCTGGGCGACCACCGCGCTCGTCGCGCTGATCCTGCAGACCGCCGAATACCGGCCGGGCTCCAGCACGCTGTCGATGTCGGACGTCGGGAGCTACATCGCCGACGTCGGCGCCGGGAAGGCGCTGCTGATCGTCGCGGTCCTTGCCCTGCTGCACGCCGGGCTCGGGATCCTCGCGCTGAAACACGGCGAGAAGGTGCCCGCCGAGGTCCGCGTCGGGCTGGGGCTGTTCGCGCTGCTGCCGCTGCCGGTCACCGGGCACGCGTCGAACTGGAACTACCACGACTACACGATGATCTCGATGGAACTGCACGTGATGAGCGCCGTCGCCTGGACCGGCGGGCTCGGCGCGATGGCGGTGCTGCTCGTCGGGAACCGGACGCTGCTGGCGCACGCGCTGCCGCGGTTCTCCAAACTGGCGACGCTGTGCCTGATCCTGGGCGCGGCGACCGGCCTGTTCAACGGGCTGATCGAGATCTCGCTCAACCCGTCGCTCGGTTTCTGGGAAGGCGTCTTCACCACGCCGTACGGGCAGCTGGTGCTGTTGAAGCTGTTGTGCACCGGCGTGATCGCGAGCCTCGGCGCGTACACGCGCTGGAAGCTGATGCCGCAGATCGTGCGGCACAACCGCACCGCACTGGCCGCGTGGGCGACGCTGGAACTGACGGTGATGGGGCTCGCGTTCGGCTTCGCCGTCGTCCTCACGCGAGCCCCGGTCGTCCCGACGACTTAG
- a CDS encoding dihydrofolate reductase family protein, which produces MRKLIVQQWVTVDGIVAEEDGGLSFVSGEPFSEKTEPAFKASVMGLVDSVDTMILGANTYAMAKDYWPYAEEQGEYGEKVNGLTKFVASSELEDAPWGGFPAATVTRDAAATVRELKAQSGKDLWLWGSLTLMRSLLDGGLVDEFRLMVSPVSRGKGTRLFEDRRDLKPIEATAFENGVVILRYAVKA; this is translated from the coding sequence ATGCGCAAGCTCATCGTTCAGCAGTGGGTCACGGTCGACGGCATCGTCGCGGAGGAGGACGGCGGCCTGAGCTTCGTCTCGGGAGAGCCCTTCTCCGAGAAGACCGAGCCGGCGTTCAAGGCGAGCGTGATGGGACTCGTCGATTCGGTCGACACGATGATCCTGGGTGCGAACACCTACGCCATGGCCAAGGACTACTGGCCGTACGCCGAAGAGCAGGGTGAATACGGCGAGAAGGTCAACGGTCTCACCAAATTCGTCGCCTCGTCCGAACTGGAGGACGCCCCTTGGGGCGGCTTCCCCGCCGCGACCGTGACGCGCGACGCGGCCGCCACCGTCCGCGAACTCAAGGCACAGAGCGGCAAGGACCTGTGGCTGTGGGGGAGCCTGACGCTCATGCGGTCGCTGCTGGACGGCGGTCTCGTCGACGAGTTCCGCCTGATGGTCAGCCCGGTGTCGCGCGGCAAGGGGACGCGCCTGTTCGAGGACCGGCGGGACCTGAAGCCGATCGAGGCCACCGCGTTCGAGAACGGCGTGGTGATCCTGCGGTACGCGGTGAAGGCCTAA
- a CDS encoding tetratricopeptide repeat protein — protein sequence MSSGPRQLPPAPAHFTNRAAELKLLENLLAQHDTDGPAVQLISGQGGIGKTALATAWGRQLGDRFPDGHLWADLGGFSTNGPLSVSEALGRFLRALGVPPEGLPSDVEELTALYRTTTAERPLLVLLDNAGSTEQVLPLLPAGVGSLVIVTSRRRLGRLQTEHRARLVELAPFGSAHSAELLGRAVGAERVGAEAARARDIAELCGGLPIALTTVSAKLAGRPKMSLEKIATELGKEYRRLATLSTKEAQSVEASFNLSYDELPSDAAALYAALGLHPGPDFGVGVAAASIAVREEVAEDLLDQLVDVGLLIDRGDDRYTFHDLARLHAKEKTAGNEYDRDIAVRRMLEWYLFTASKTTAMTVPDQDPIPYRYEYRPPSPMSFASSDEELAWLELERENLIAAVKTAETWQLPELGWQLAAAMWPLFLLRKHYPDFLEVSQAGVRCARAWGDASAEALMHNRAGAACRGTGRYDEAVSHYEAGREAARKAGNEVVEIRSVEGLGLVALAQGRLDDAVRWFTEDHRLSESQSRTHDVGLALINLGSTQLKAGRPEPAIEHLTRAREVLAADPYNVARARTDLGRALTATGDLASARTELEASLATMEASGSRFEVARALSAFGEVAEAEGNTDEARRHYDRALPILVGLGRPEADALRTRLEQL from the coding sequence GTGAGTTCGGGCCCGCGTCAGCTCCCGCCCGCACCCGCGCATTTCACCAACCGCGCCGCCGAACTCAAGCTGCTGGAGAACCTCCTCGCCCAGCACGACACCGACGGGCCGGCCGTGCAGCTGATCAGCGGCCAGGGCGGGATCGGCAAGACCGCGCTGGCCACCGCGTGGGGCAGGCAGCTCGGAGACCGCTTCCCCGACGGACACCTTTGGGCGGATCTCGGCGGGTTCAGCACCAACGGTCCGCTTTCGGTGAGCGAAGCGCTCGGCCGGTTCCTTCGCGCGCTGGGTGTTCCGCCGGAGGGGCTGCCGTCGGACGTCGAGGAGCTCACCGCGCTGTACCGCACGACGACCGCCGAACGGCCGTTGCTCGTGCTGCTCGACAACGCCGGGTCGACCGAACAGGTGCTTCCGCTGCTGCCTGCCGGCGTGGGAAGCCTCGTGATCGTGACTTCGCGACGCCGTCTGGGCAGGCTCCAGACCGAACATCGCGCGCGGCTGGTCGAGCTGGCGCCCTTCGGTTCCGCGCACAGCGCCGAACTGCTGGGCCGCGCGGTCGGCGCGGAGCGGGTCGGCGCCGAAGCCGCGCGGGCGCGGGACATCGCCGAGCTGTGCGGCGGCCTGCCGATCGCCCTCACCACGGTCAGCGCCAAGCTGGCCGGACGGCCGAAGATGTCGCTGGAGAAGATCGCCACCGAACTGGGGAAGGAATATCGTCGACTGGCCACGCTGTCGACGAAAGAGGCGCAATCGGTGGAAGCCAGCTTCAACCTCTCCTACGACGAGCTCCCCTCGGACGCGGCCGCGCTGTACGCGGCGCTCGGGCTGCACCCCGGCCCCGATTTCGGCGTCGGTGTGGCCGCCGCGTCGATCGCCGTCCGCGAGGAGGTCGCCGAAGACCTGCTGGACCAGCTCGTCGACGTCGGACTGCTGATCGACCGCGGCGACGACCGGTACACCTTCCACGATCTCGCGCGGCTGCACGCCAAGGAGAAGACGGCGGGCAACGAGTACGACCGCGACATCGCGGTGCGCCGCATGCTCGAGTGGTACCTCTTCACCGCGTCGAAGACCACCGCCATGACGGTCCCCGACCAGGACCCGATCCCGTACCGCTACGAGTACCGGCCACCGTCGCCGATGTCGTTCGCGTCCTCCGACGAGGAGCTCGCCTGGCTCGAACTGGAACGCGAGAACCTCATCGCCGCCGTCAAGACCGCCGAAACCTGGCAGCTGCCCGAACTGGGCTGGCAGCTCGCCGCCGCGATGTGGCCGCTCTTCTTGCTGCGCAAGCACTATCCGGACTTCCTGGAGGTGAGCCAGGCCGGTGTGCGCTGCGCACGGGCGTGGGGCGACGCGTCGGCGGAGGCGTTGATGCACAACCGCGCGGGCGCCGCCTGCCGCGGCACCGGCCGGTACGACGAAGCCGTCTCGCACTACGAGGCCGGACGCGAAGCGGCGCGGAAGGCCGGCAACGAGGTCGTCGAGATCCGGTCGGTGGAAGGCCTCGGCCTGGTCGCGCTGGCACAGGGCAGGCTCGACGACGCGGTGCGGTGGTTCACCGAAGACCATCGCCTGAGCGAGAGCCAGAGCCGCACGCACGACGTCGGCCTCGCGCTGATCAACCTCGGTTCGACCCAGCTCAAGGCCGGACGGCCGGAACCGGCGATCGAGCACCTCACCCGCGCTCGCGAAGTGCTGGCCGCCGACCCCTACAACGTGGCCCGCGCCCGGACCGATCTCGGCCGCGCCCTCACCGCGACCGGGGATCTCGCGTCCGCCCGGACCGAACTCGAAGCGTCGCTGGCCACGATGGAGGCCAGCGGGTCGAGGTTCGAGGTGGCCAGGGCCCTGTCCGCGTTCGGCGAGGTCGCCGAGGCGGAAGGGAACACCGACGAGGCGAGGCGGCACTACGACCGGGCGTTGCCCATCCTGGTCGGCCTCGGCCGCCCGGAGGCTGACGCTCTGCGCACGCGGCTCGAACAGCTGTGA
- a CDS encoding GH1 family beta-glucosidase has protein sequence MENPTFPSEFLWGVSTSAFQIEGATGEGGRGQSIWDTFTETEGKIARAEHAKVAADHFHRYSEDIALMAELGVGAYRMSFAWPRIQPDGDGKPNAEGLAFYDELLDEVCAAGIAPTGTLFHWDLPQALEDKGGWLSRDTAERFGEYAAIVGERFSDRVKMWIPLNEPMVMSIFGYAIGEYAPGKTLLLDALPTAHYQNLAHGLAVQALRAAGARSVGTANNHSPIWPATDSPEDKAAGEWIDALINRTYADPVLLGRYPEQVVAHLPAGFADDLPTIAQPLDFYGVNYYEPQGVAAPGEGNPLPFELRAIEGYPMTTNDSPIVPHGLRDLLVGFHERYREHLPPVYITENGCSFDDVVAEDGHVHDQERIDFLDSHLVAVREAMDAGVDVRGYFVWSLMDNFEWSKGYQPRFGLVHIDYETQKRTPKDSFGWYRKLIRHE, from the coding sequence GTGGAGAATCCGACCTTCCCGTCCGAATTCCTGTGGGGTGTATCGACCTCCGCCTTCCAGATCGAGGGGGCGACCGGTGAAGGCGGCCGGGGACAGTCCATTTGGGACACGTTCACCGAAACGGAGGGAAAGATCGCGCGGGCTGAGCACGCCAAGGTAGCGGCCGATCACTTCCACCGCTACTCCGAGGACATCGCGCTGATGGCCGAACTCGGCGTCGGCGCCTACCGCATGTCCTTCGCCTGGCCCCGTATCCAGCCCGACGGCGACGGCAAGCCCAACGCCGAAGGCCTTGCGTTCTATGACGAATTGCTGGACGAGGTCTGCGCCGCCGGTATCGCGCCGACCGGGACGCTCTTCCATTGGGACCTCCCACAGGCGCTCGAAGACAAGGGTGGCTGGCTCTCCCGTGATACCGCCGAACGGTTCGGGGAGTACGCCGCCATCGTGGGCGAGAGGTTCTCCGATCGGGTGAAAATGTGGATCCCGCTCAACGAGCCCATGGTCATGTCGATCTTCGGCTACGCGATCGGTGAGTACGCGCCCGGCAAGACCCTCCTGCTCGACGCCCTGCCCACCGCGCACTACCAGAATCTCGCGCACGGTCTCGCGGTCCAAGCGCTGCGCGCGGCCGGTGCCCGGAGCGTCGGTACGGCCAACAATCATTCGCCGATCTGGCCAGCCACCGATTCGCCGGAGGACAAGGCCGCGGGCGAATGGATCGACGCCCTCATCAATCGCACTTACGCGGATCCGGTGCTGCTCGGCCGATATCCCGAACAAGTCGTCGCGCATCTCCCGGCGGGTTTCGCCGACGATCTGCCGACCATCGCGCAGCCCCTCGACTTCTACGGGGTGAATTACTACGAGCCGCAGGGCGTCGCCGCGCCCGGCGAAGGCAATCCGCTGCCCTTCGAGCTTCGCGCGATCGAGGGATATCCCATGACCACCAACGATTCGCCGATCGTCCCGCACGGGCTGCGCGATCTGCTCGTCGGCTTCCACGAGCGCTACCGCGAGCACCTTCCGCCCGTCTACATCACCGAAAACGGCTGCAGCTTCGACGACGTCGTCGCCGAAGACGGCCACGTCCACGACCAGGAACGCATCGACTTCCTCGACAGCCACCTGGTCGCCGTGCGCGAAGCGATGGACGCCGGCGTCGACGTCCGCGGGTACTTCGTCTGGTCGCTGATGGACAACTTCGAATGGTCGAAGGGCTACCAGCCACGCTTCGGTCTGGTGCACATCGATTACGAGACACAGAAGCGCACGCCGAAGGACTCCTTCGGCTGGTACCGGAAACTGATCCGCCATGAGTGA
- a CDS encoding copper resistance CopC family protein produces MRKAIVALAITGVAWLATATPALAHNVLISSDPAKGASLAAGPAKITLTFDQYVQNANVNQIAVVGPGGGQWAEGQVEVRDSVVTVPLRPLGPAGEYKIGYRILSADGHAVTGEVPFTLTAAGTGTPASADAARSNAGQAETAPATGGEGSSGVPIWVWIAGAVVLLAVGLTVALRTGAGDKEKSGS; encoded by the coding sequence ATGCGTAAAGCGATCGTCGCGCTGGCGATCACCGGGGTGGCGTGGCTCGCCACCGCCACCCCGGCGCTGGCGCACAACGTCCTGATCTCCTCCGACCCGGCGAAGGGCGCGTCGCTCGCCGCCGGGCCCGCGAAGATCACGCTCACGTTCGACCAGTACGTCCAGAACGCGAACGTCAACCAGATCGCGGTCGTCGGGCCGGGCGGCGGCCAGTGGGCCGAGGGCCAGGTCGAGGTCCGCGACAGCGTCGTGACCGTGCCGCTGCGGCCGCTCGGCCCGGCTGGCGAGTACAAGATCGGCTACCGGATCCTGTCCGCGGACGGGCACGCCGTGACCGGTGAGGTGCCGTTCACCCTCACCGCCGCGGGCACCGGGACCCCGGCGAGCGCCGACGCCGCGCGCAGCAACGCGGGCCAGGCCGAGACCGCCCCGGCGACCGGCGGCGAAGGCTCGTCCGGCGTGCCGATCTGGGTGTGGATCGCGGGCGCCGTCGTGCTGCTCGCCGTCGGACTGACCGTCGCACTGCGCACCGGCGCCGGTGACAAGGAGAAGAGCGGCTCATGA